Genomic window ([Eubacterium] hominis):
TCTCTTTCTTTTCCTTCTTTTTGAACATCTTCTTCGACTCCTTTCTCTATTGTTTCTAAATAGCCTTTTGCTTTTTCACCTAGACGGACAATATTTTCAATATCTTCTTTCGTAAGTGCATTTTCACTATTTTCCATAGTACGCTCTTCAATCAAGGCTTTCTTATTGGCATCTAAATCCCCATACCACTTCATTGCCTTTGCTTTTTCTTTGGCTTTCTTTCGCTCTATCTTCAATTCCAATTCCTTTTGTTTTTCCAATCGAGCCTTTTCTTTCTTTTGTTCTTTTTCCATCTTCATTAAAGCCTTTTTCTCTTTCTTCGCCTGTTTTCGTTCAGCTCTTGTCGGTTTTTTCGGCTTTTCGATTGTTTGAACAGATTCCTCTTTTTGTTTCTTACCTTTATTTTTCTTTGCTTCTTTTTCAGCTAATAACTCTTTTTCAGTCTTATACTCTAATGGCTTTCCGAAATCCAAATAGTGTCTTTTTAAGAAAGGTAGTAATCTATCGGCTGTCATTCCCTGCAATGTCAAAAAGCCACAAAGCATCAAAGGTAAACCCATGATAATGACAATCCAACTTGAAATCTCATCTCCCAATATAGGTGTTAAATATAAATAAGTAGGCACTGTAATAATTCCAGTTAAAACAAGAAACAACCATTGTCGAAAAGTAAATCCATAGTATTTTTCTGCCACTCCTGAAAGTTCTTTATGTGTTCTGATTCTAATATCATCCATACTATGCACCACTCCATTTCTCTGCTAACTGTGAAGATGTTGTTAAAGCTGTAGATAGAATACCGTTCATAAGAAGTATTCCAATCATTGCTCCAATTCCACCACCAAAAGTCGTTGTACTATTTTGCAAGTCTGCAATACCTAAAGCATAGATATGTACACAAAGTATCATTATCATTCCTTCAAACGCTAAGGCGACAGCATTCATAATAAATCGTTTCCCAGTTCCACTACCGTCTTCCCAAGTTCCAATCGCAAGTGGAATCGGTGCAAAGGCAAATGCCAAAACAATTTTTATTACTCGTGTAACGATTTGAGATATACACATAACAAATGTTCCAATTAAAGGAAGATAAATAATAATAAATACCACAAACAATACAAATGGCATGATACTCCAATTTATAATAGGGATTGTAATTCCACCTTCAGCAGTATCTATCAGTTCTTTAATCATTTCTCCAATAGAAAATTCTGTACCTGTTTGAAAGTTAATTGTGTTTATAACCGTATTCGTAAACTCATTTCCAATTTTCATAATCATATTTAAAAACTCATAGGAATAGGTAATTAGCATCTTGAATATCAAAAATCGTGCCACACTCATAATAATTCGCTCCCAAGAGATACGATCAATTTCCATTGCTTGTTTAATCAAGTCAATCATCACGAATACAGTTAATAAATTCAATCCTAATGATACAAACGCACTATTTAATATCTCTGCCAATGTTCCGAATTCAGATGCAGTAATTGTATTCCAATCACAAAATTCCTTGGCAGTTAATCCCATGTTTCCTAAATCAATATTAAAACCAAATAGTGAAAAAGCTATATCTAGTAACGATTGTGCAATTTCTCCTAATGAATCCCACATTGTTTTTCACTCCTTTCCTAAAAAGACAGGGCGAATATTTTTACTCGCCCATACATCTTATAAACCAAAAATATCAGGTGCTTGTGCAATGGCAATTAGCATAAATCCTGCCATTAAAGTCATTAACCCACGACTCTTTCCTTCAGCATCATCTCTTTGCCACCCTAATGCAAATAACACACCACCAACAAGTCCTACAACTCCACCAATCTTCATCAACCAGTCACACACGAAATCAATAAATTGGTCGATAGAATCCGTATTGGAATTGACTGCGAGTACATTTGTCATATTCAATACCATCATCATGGCTGTCGTATTTACGATAAGCCCTGCTTTTGCGACTTTTTCTCTTGTCTTTTTAGACATATTGTTTTTCATTGCTGTTAGTTTTTCCATTTCCATAATCCTCCTTCTTAACAACAAAAAAACAGGCACCTTGCCTGCATATAAAAAATGCTCCCCTTATTTCTATCCCTTCATTTCTAAGGGCATCACCCCTTTCAATAAAATATATAGAGTAGCTAAGATATGCTATTTTATATCGCTCCAAACAGCTTTCAGTTTTCCTTTTCCATATTTTGCTTCAAGCTGTGCTTCCGTTACTACTTTCATTTCAAATGGCTCTTGTACAGTGCAAGGAACTCCAATCGCTTTCATCAATTCTTGTTGTTGCTTTGTCTTTGACTTTCTTGGTTTCTTCATTTCCTGTAGATGATCGTACAGTTTCGCATGGTTTTCTTTCCATTCTTTTGTTTTCTTAAATTCAGGGTCTTTCGTACCATCCTGTTCTGTCCATGCTTCCCACATTTCTTTATAATCATCATGGCTCTTTAAGTCATATAATTCAGAATAGAAAGGTTTTGTTCCTGCCATTAACAAGATTCCATGTCCTGCTTCTAGTTCAGCTAATTCATCCATGGTTGCTAGTTCTCTACCATATACATCCCAGTTTTGAGAAGATGAACCTTGTCTTGAATAGGTTCGTCCTGAAGACTTTTTATACAATGTCTGCTTTCCTAACATGGTACTCATATATTCCAAAGTTTCTTTTGAACGAGAACCTAAGAAAAAGATGTAGTCACAACAGTCTAACGCTGTTTCCCATTCATCTTTATAGATTTTCTTTAACTGTGATAAAGACTGAAGAATAATGGTAATTCCACAATCCAAGCCACGACAATATGCCCAAAATTCCAAGAAACGATTGATAGCCCCTTGTTGTCTAAACTCATCCATGTAGATATTACATGGAGTTGCCAATCGTCCACCATTTGCTTGTGCATTTTGGTCGATTATTGTGAATATCTGTGAATACATGATATTCATCAAGAAGTTGAATGCATTGCTGTTAGGGTCAGAAATAATGAAATAGGCAACTCGTCCATGTTCTCCTTCATCAGCGTTTAATGGCATACCAATTCTATCTAATTCCATAGTGTCGTTATATGTCATTTCATCTACTTCACGCAAGTTGAAAGGAGCAAGTCGGGCTGATGCCGTCATAATAATAGTGGACATCATCTTTGGAGATTTTGCCGATACAACAAAATGTTTCCACTGTTTGATACCAATGTTATTAGGATCACGACTTTCCCATTCATCAAATAAGTTTCTAAGTTCTGAATTTCCTTCTTTGTCAGGTTCTCCCTTACGAATCAGTTCCATGATTTTTCTGAAATTTCGTTCTTCGATTGGATAATTGAAAATCACATAGTAAAACAATGCCTGTAAGAACACCATTTCTGCCTTTTCCCAAAAGGGGTCACCAGTATTGGATTCAATCGTTTCTGATTTTGTATTTTCCATAATCGTATTTATTAGATTCATGACATCATCTTCAGCAATATTTCGTCCTTCATCCATCAATTCTTGTACAATATCTTGACGGCTTTCATCACTATCTAGGTCTAACAAAAACGCTTCTTTTGGTAACTTACGAATATATTTCAATGGATTATAATGGTCGCTTCGCCATTTATCCTTGATATTTAAAACTCGAATATCATATCCTTTTTTCTTTAAGCTCATTCCTGTAGCCTTCAAAATTTCTTCTTTAGGGTCAGTAACGATAATTGTTTCAGCCATTGAATTTAAAATATTAGGAATTAACCAATATCTTGATTTCCCAGTTCCAGGTCTTCCTATCAAAGTGCAGTTTCGATTTCGTTTAGTCACTTTCATATTTTTAGAAAAGATTTCTGTCTTTGTGAATATCCAATTTTGATACATATCCTTTTCACGCATATCTTTCGTAAAATTAGGGTCATTCCATTTCGCACTACCAAACGCTTCTTCCTGCATATTCTTTTTATAAGAAGAATGTAGAGTTTCATAAATCATCCACGAAAATAACGCTAAAAATGAACCTATCATCAGTGTAAATTGATTAAAGATAAGAGGCTCAAATGAAAAAAATTGATCGCTTGCTTGGTTTAATACCTCAAACGACCACTCTCCATCATTCAATTCCACCAGTGTTCCTAATCGTAAGCCAAAATAAAACACAATCAGTAGTACAAGGACTACAATGACTGTGTTGCTTTTATATTCTCGTTTTACTTTCATATCTACTCATCCTCTTTATTTAACTCTAGGTCAAATTCATTCAATGAGCTTAAATCTTCTTGGTTTGCCATATCTTTTTCTGCCCACGAAATACTGTTTTCTTTATTTTCCATTTGTACGGAATCCTTGTTTAAATCTATGGACTGTTCTTGTTGCTTTAAGTCTTCGTGGGCTTGTTGGTTTTTTAATTTCATTTCCCTATCAATCATCTTTGTTTGATGTTCGGATACATGAATTTCGTAATTTCCATCTTCCTGCTTACGAGCAATATAATCATATCCCTCATATTTTTCTCGAAAATTTTTCATTTCTTCTTTTGGTACGATAGCGTGAATTGGTGCATCTCCATTTTTGAGATTTTGTAGCGTTTCGCCACCATTTGCCCCATATTCAATAATCTTATGCCCGTCTGTTCCCATGATTTCTTCCATACGCTCACGAGAACTTTTATGATAGACAACCATGACATGATCTTCATCTTGAAGTGTTGCACCAAAAACTTCTTGAGAACACATATCTTCATAATGCTCTACAAACTCTTCTTTTGTAATGATATGACGGCAGGTATCTGCATGAGGAAATTCAGCAATCATTCGATTTCCATATTCAATGCCCTCTTCCATTGATTCTACCGTTAATTCCATATCTTCCATCTTTAATTCAGGCACTAGGTTTTCGTCCATTTCTTTTTCAAATACACTGTTATCAAAATCCTTTGTCAATCGCATTTCTCGTATATCTGCCAACATTTCATTTAATGCATTCGAGTGTCTTTGATTGACGATAAAGATATATTTATTTTCAGCTGGCATCCTATTTTCCTGATTTACTAAGTTCTGATATTTATCAGCCTGCGATTCACAAAACTTGCCTAATAAAGAAAAACGCTCATATTTAACGGCTCTGTCTTTCCATTGTGCTAATTTAATATCATTCTTTGCCATTTTCTCTTGGTTATGAATAGAAATACCCCTTCGTATTTCTCGTCCTGATGGTTCTACTTCACGATAAGTTGCAAGTATTTCGGCTTCCCTTAATTTAGCAATCATGACCTTTGCTTCTTCTTTGGTAAGTTCAGGAGTATGGATCAGTGTTTTATTCGGTCCGTCCTTCTTGATAGCATTTAACGGATTCGCAAACATCTTGATGCCGTAAAGGGTAAGCATCTTTGTTAGTTTTGCCAACCCTTTAGTTGCTTTTGCTGAATACTTTACGGCTGTTCTTTCTATCGTTTCCCCTGAACGCTGAATATCCATTTTAGTATCATTCATACGATTTCACTTCCTTTTCTAATTCCTCTGTCGCTTCCATATTATCTATATCAATCGAACCTTTGGTAGATTCGTTATAAAGGTAGTCTATGTCTTTGGCACATACAAGTCCATTGAATTCCCCTGATTTTTTATAGGCAGAATATTCATGATATGGTGTAGATACCAAAGCAATCTGATTATCATTGATGCGTTCCAATTCCTTTTTATTGACTCGCACATATCCATAGGTACGGTCTTTAAAGATGGGTATCTGTACAAATCCATTCGATTGTTCCACCAACTTATTCTCATCTACGACAGCCCATACTTTCTTTCCTTCTGAAGATAAAAACATATCCAGTTCATTAAAAGAAATATTCCCTTTTAACTCCATTCCATCACTAACATCTTTTCCTACGGATATAGTAGAAATGGTTTTAAATTTGTCGATTCCC
Coding sequences:
- a CDS encoding PrgI family protein codes for the protein MDDIRIRTHKELSGVAEKYYGFTFRQWLFLVLTGIITVPTYLYLTPILGDEISSWIVIIMGLPLMLCGFLTLQGMTADRLLPFLKRHYLDFGKPLEYKTEKELLAEKEAKKNKGKKQKEESVQTIEKPKKPTRAERKQAKKEKKALMKMEKEQKKEKARLEKQKELELKIERKKAKEKAKAMKWYGDLDANKKALIEERTMENSENALTKEDIENIVRLGEKAKGYLETIEKGVEEDVQKEGKEREIEKA
- a CDS encoding DUF4134 domain-containing protein, translating into MEKLTAMKNNMSKKTREKVAKAGLIVNTTAMMMVLNMTNVLAVNSNTDSIDQFIDFVCDWLMKIGGVVGLVGGVLFALGWQRDDAEGKSRGLMTLMAGFMLIAIAQAPDIFGL
- a CDS encoding type IV secretory system conjugative DNA transfer family protein, which produces MKVKREYKSNTVIVVLVLLIVFYFGLRLGTLVELNDGEWSFEVLNQASDQFFSFEPLIFNQFTLMIGSFLALFSWMIYETLHSSYKKNMQEEAFGSAKWNDPNFTKDMREKDMYQNWIFTKTEIFSKNMKVTKRNRNCTLIGRPGTGKSRYWLIPNILNSMAETIIVTDPKEEILKATGMSLKKKGYDIRVLNIKDKWRSDHYNPLKYIRKLPKEAFLLDLDSDESRQDIVQELMDEGRNIAEDDVMNLINTIMENTKSETIESNTGDPFWEKAEMVFLQALFYYVIFNYPIEERNFRKIMELIRKGEPDKEGNSELRNLFDEWESRDPNNIGIKQWKHFVVSAKSPKMMSTIIMTASARLAPFNLREVDEMTYNDTMELDRIGMPLNADEGEHGRVAYFIISDPNSNAFNFLMNIMYSQIFTIIDQNAQANGGRLATPCNIYMDEFRQQGAINRFLEFWAYCRGLDCGITIILQSLSQLKKIYKDEWETALDCCDYIFFLGSRSKETLEYMSTMLGKQTLYKKSSGRTYSRQGSSSQNWDVYGRELATMDELAELEAGHGILLMAGTKPFYSELYDLKSHDDYKEMWEAWTEQDGTKDPEFKKTKEWKENHAKLYDHLQEMKKPRKSKTKQQQELMKAIGVPCTVQEPFEMKVVTEAQLEAKYGKGKLKAVWSDIK